A portion of the Stigmatella aurantiaca DW4/3-1 genome contains these proteins:
- a CDS encoding FHA domain-containing protein yields MPTLIVRHPDGSETEHEFSSELKIGRHESNDLPLTEGGVSRQHARVFVENGDVLVEDLNSSNGTYVDAGRVSDPTPLTPQSQVVIGDYELRLKASTRPSSAGRKAQVTRAAPALGTEDGSPRATRALPRVKPSRPAGEEAPKRPARPAPDAGSAPSAGAAPVLRGLTGPWANKTFALKGKLLIGRSPPASVLLEDDSISRKHAEVERTPQGKVMLRDLGSANGTLLNGDVIGPEPVELAPGDVLQFGMVEVVYEPGESDLPVRRERGGVPVRRDREAGKSEVKAASGEGGIPLKRKRLLAVAGGLIGLLLVVGIVSKLTGPAPSDEEIVAPTAPKKDPARELQKLLSECRSFSSMEMGNEPQWEKADVACEKALNIDPINSEANSLIRKIKLEKEASSFYAQGQKALARLKDEEALDTFQKIPKESQYFRLAKVKAREALEQVKVKSLDDCKRYLRDSQWSAAVPRCDRYMGIWCQDIAREELEPPLGFTLSLEGRVGKRQWRPKDKLFVQFLSARRKLDPNAHPWTCPVSEVISGPGDVVDPAGEVKAKFKDVYTNKLMYAAMLDYWAGRGSEALATLQKLRSDYEQSSLHGKADELLTAMSTVDQLFKGGETLLQQDEVERAAEPFDEALEVDKRLMGDLWEKAPSFYRRNIQQDIAERAYSNGKVWTQREDQRRGCRLWKLGFKFYKGNTDLNKAVGFCSTQGLAAFKAAGSCPELQAAADYAVSGDGLEEKIAARREELKCR; encoded by the coding sequence GTGCCCACCCTGATCGTCCGTCATCCCGATGGCAGTGAAACCGAGCATGAGTTCTCGAGCGAGCTGAAGATTGGCCGCCACGAGAGCAATGATCTGCCGCTCACCGAAGGAGGGGTGTCCCGCCAGCACGCCCGGGTCTTCGTCGAGAACGGCGATGTCCTGGTAGAGGATCTCAACAGCTCCAACGGCACCTACGTGGATGCGGGGCGTGTCTCCGATCCCACGCCGCTGACGCCCCAGTCTCAGGTGGTGATCGGGGATTATGAGCTGAGGCTCAAGGCGAGCACCCGCCCCAGCAGCGCGGGACGCAAGGCGCAGGTGACGCGGGCTGCCCCGGCCCTGGGCACGGAGGACGGTTCTCCTCGCGCGACCCGGGCCTTGCCCCGGGTGAAGCCCTCCCGGCCCGCGGGCGAAGAAGCCCCCAAGCGGCCCGCCCGTCCTGCGCCCGACGCGGGCAGTGCTCCCTCGGCGGGGGCGGCCCCCGTGCTCCGGGGACTGACGGGTCCCTGGGCGAACAAGACGTTTGCCCTCAAGGGCAAGCTGCTCATCGGCCGGTCGCCTCCCGCGTCCGTGCTGCTGGAAGACGATTCGATCAGCCGCAAGCACGCCGAGGTGGAGCGCACACCGCAGGGCAAGGTGATGCTGCGCGATCTGGGCAGCGCCAACGGGACGCTCCTCAATGGAGACGTCATTGGCCCAGAGCCCGTGGAGCTTGCCCCAGGCGACGTGCTGCAGTTCGGCATGGTGGAGGTGGTGTACGAACCGGGTGAGTCGGACCTGCCCGTACGCCGGGAGCGCGGTGGGGTTCCCGTCCGGCGCGACCGCGAGGCTGGGAAGAGCGAAGTGAAGGCGGCGAGCGGGGAAGGGGGGATTCCCCTGAAACGCAAGCGGTTGCTCGCCGTGGCGGGAGGCCTCATTGGGCTGTTGCTGGTGGTGGGCATCGTCTCCAAGCTGACGGGCCCCGCCCCCTCCGATGAGGAGATCGTGGCTCCCACGGCGCCCAAGAAGGATCCGGCCCGGGAGCTCCAGAAGCTGCTCAGCGAGTGCCGGTCCTTTTCGTCCATGGAGATGGGCAACGAGCCCCAATGGGAGAAGGCGGACGTTGCCTGCGAGAAGGCGCTCAACATTGATCCCATCAACTCGGAGGCCAACAGCCTGATCCGGAAGATCAAGCTGGAGAAGGAGGCGTCCTCCTTCTATGCCCAGGGACAGAAGGCGCTGGCGCGCCTCAAGGATGAGGAGGCGCTCGACACCTTCCAGAAGATCCCCAAGGAGAGCCAGTACTTCCGCCTGGCCAAGGTGAAGGCCCGCGAGGCGCTGGAGCAGGTGAAGGTCAAGTCTCTGGATGACTGCAAGCGCTACCTGAGGGACTCGCAATGGAGCGCGGCCGTCCCCCGGTGTGACCGGTACATGGGCATCTGGTGCCAGGACATCGCGCGCGAGGAGCTCGAGCCGCCGCTGGGGTTCACGCTTTCGCTCGAGGGACGGGTGGGAAAGAGGCAGTGGCGGCCGAAGGACAAGCTCTTCGTCCAGTTCCTCAGCGCGCGGCGGAAGCTGGACCCGAACGCACATCCCTGGACGTGTCCCGTGTCGGAGGTCATCAGCGGCCCTGGAGATGTGGTGGATCCCGCGGGCGAGGTGAAGGCGAAGTTCAAGGACGTCTACACCAACAAGCTCATGTACGCGGCGATGTTGGACTACTGGGCGGGCCGCGGAAGCGAGGCGCTCGCCACGCTCCAGAAGTTGCGCAGCGACTACGAGCAGTCGTCCCTGCATGGCAAGGCGGATGAGCTCCTCACGGCCATGTCGACGGTGGATCAGCTCTTCAAAGGCGGGGAGACGCTGCTGCAGCAGGATGAGGTGGAGCGGGCCGCCGAACCCTTCGACGAGGCCTTGGAGGTGGACAAGCGGCTGATGGGGGACCTGTGGGAAAAGGCGCCATCCTTCTACCGGCGCAACATCCAGCAGGACATCGCGGAACGGGCCTACAGCAACGGCAAGGTGTGGACTCAGCGCGAAGATCAGCGCCGGGGCTGCCGCCTCTGGAAGCTGGGCTTCAAGTTCTACAAGGGCAACACGGACCTGAACAAAGCGGTTGGGTTCTGCTCCACACAGGGGCTGGCGGCCTTCAAGGCCGCGGGAAGCTGCCCCGAGTTGCAAGCCGCCGCGGACTACGCGGTCTCGGGCGATGGGCTCGAGGAGAAGATCGCGGCGCGCAGGGAAGAGCTGAAGTGCCGTTAG
- a CDS encoding ATPase, T2SS/T4P/T4SS family, with protein MFLITLAEKGGGSEQIEFEKNEISIGRLGDNDIVLAKGNVSKYHSRIVSKDGKFIVVDMKSTNGTFVNGKKIAAPMVLKPTDKVYIGDYIINVEALPEGGARGADAGQDEELPPEEEPYDEGYDDGQGEEPYEEEPYEEEPPARSAEPLAAKSSMPASLAAAMARNKRKVDPRIERYTRLQKEIHDRLIEYLDLRRMDMDRLGDEELWRRTEKAIRDIIDQMDADQELPEDVDREELLTDVINEALGLGPLEAFLASDEISEIMVNHANQIYIERKGKLIMSEKTFSSNQAVLGVIERIVAPIGRRIDESSPLVDARLKDGSRVNAIIPPLALKGPCITIRKFKKDSLKIQDLIKYKTITAQMAEFLEMCVKARKNIVISGGTGSGKTTTLNIISSFIPDDERIVTVEDAAELQLPQDHWVQLESRPPNLEGKGAITIRDLVKNCLRMRPDRIVVGECRSGETLDMLQAMNTGHDGSLTTLHANTPRDAIARLETMVLMSGMELPVKAIREQIASAVHIIVQQTRFSDGTRKICFITEVAGMEVDIVTLQDIFYYKQDGFTEDQKVRGRFVASGFVPKFYDDLQRKGIPVNMSIFREE; from the coding sequence ATGTTTCTCATCACGCTCGCCGAGAAGGGTGGAGGCTCAGAGCAGATCGAATTCGAGAAGAATGAGATCTCCATCGGCCGACTGGGCGACAACGACATCGTCCTCGCCAAGGGGAACGTTTCCAAGTACCACTCTCGGATCGTCTCCAAGGATGGCAAGTTCATCGTCGTGGACATGAAGTCCACGAACGGCACCTTCGTGAACGGCAAGAAGATCGCCGCGCCGATGGTGCTCAAGCCCACCGACAAGGTCTACATCGGCGACTACATCATCAACGTCGAGGCGCTCCCAGAAGGCGGTGCCCGGGGTGCGGATGCCGGTCAGGACGAGGAACTTCCACCCGAGGAAGAGCCCTACGACGAGGGCTACGATGATGGCCAGGGCGAGGAACCGTACGAGGAGGAGCCGTACGAGGAGGAGCCACCGGCCCGCTCCGCCGAGCCTCTGGCCGCGAAGTCGAGCATGCCCGCCTCGCTGGCCGCGGCCATGGCGCGCAACAAGCGCAAGGTGGATCCACGCATCGAGCGCTACACGCGCTTGCAGAAGGAGATTCACGACCGGCTGATCGAGTACCTGGACCTGCGCCGCATGGACATGGACCGGCTCGGCGACGAGGAACTGTGGCGCCGGACCGAGAAGGCCATCCGCGACATCATCGATCAGATGGATGCGGACCAGGAACTTCCGGAGGACGTGGACCGGGAGGAACTGCTCACCGACGTCATCAACGAGGCGCTGGGGCTGGGACCCCTGGAGGCGTTCCTCGCCTCGGATGAGATCAGCGAGATCATGGTGAACCACGCCAACCAGATCTACATCGAGCGCAAGGGCAAGCTGATCATGTCGGAGAAGACATTCTCCTCCAATCAGGCGGTGCTTGGCGTCATCGAGCGCATCGTCGCGCCGATTGGCCGTCGCATCGACGAGTCCAGCCCGCTGGTGGACGCCCGCCTCAAGGATGGCAGCCGCGTGAACGCCATCATCCCTCCGTTGGCACTCAAGGGCCCTTGCATCACCATCCGCAAGTTCAAGAAGGACTCGCTGAAGATCCAGGATCTCATCAAGTACAAGACCATCACCGCGCAGATGGCCGAGTTCCTGGAGATGTGCGTCAAGGCGCGCAAGAACATCGTCATCTCCGGTGGCACGGGCTCCGGAAAGACGACGACGCTGAACATCATCAGCTCCTTCATTCCCGATGACGAGCGCATCGTCACCGTGGAGGACGCGGCGGAGCTTCAGCTGCCGCAGGATCACTGGGTGCAACTGGAGAGCCGTCCGCCCAACCTGGAGGGAAAGGGCGCCATCACCATCCGCGACCTGGTGAAGAACTGTCTGCGCATGCGGCCTGACCGCATCGTCGTGGGCGAGTGCCGCTCCGGCGAGACGCTGGACATGCTTCAGGCGATGAACACGGGCCACGACGGCTCGCTCACCACGCTCCACGCCAACACCCCGCGAGACGCCATCGCCCGGCTGGAGACCATGGTGCTCATGTCCGGCATGGAGCTGCCGGTGAAGGCCATCCGCGAGCAGATCGCCAGCGCCGTCCACATCATCGTTCAGCAGACGCGCTTCTCGGACGGCACGCGGAAGATCTGCTTCATCACCGAGGTGGCCGGCATGGAGGTCGACATCGTCACCCTCCAGGACATCTTCTATTACAAGCAGGATGGCTTCACGGAGGATCAAAAGGTGCGCGGCCGCTTCGTGGCCTCCGGCTTCGTGCCCAAGTTCTATGACGATCTGCAGCGCAAGGGCATCCCCGTGAACATGAGCATCTTCCGCGAGGAGTAG
- a CDS encoding type II and III secretion system protein family protein, with the protein MFTRFTHHAAVLGVLMALVLSGTALAQERDGSTIALGVGTQKVITVPGIARIALGDPNVAEVKNIGNNQVLIIGQTEGKTTLIIWKSSGQRVTFLIAVRRQDPNEIISEIKKLLGEIEGVSVRMVGDRIYLDGQAYTTQDADRIEQVVSLYPNVKSFVKIAPNAKKLVAQNLNAAYQKAGLRNVQANVVGSTIFLEGSVESQQDLQKAELITKAIGEKVENLLVVGIKRMILSEVQFVEIRRNSRDRYGIRYPTDISGSATASALISKELFPGTFSSGVSSLQFLASADFAVGFQANDGYGRLLAQPKLVCASGEKAEFLAGGQVPIPLITNNQFTVEYKPYGVILNLRPTADRSGNIQTEIEAEASEIDTSVAVSIGGSAAVPGFRTRKVKTNVTVRHGETIVLSGVFSHDEQKAVSKLPGLGHIPIIGELFKNRAFDSTKRELVIFVTPRIVNPDSDKIRTIIEDVKSRYKQARSEVNFNIFD; encoded by the coding sequence ATGTTCACACGCTTCACGCACCACGCCGCCGTGCTTGGGGTCTTGATGGCCCTTGTCCTGAGCGGGACCGCGCTCGCGCAGGAAAGAGACGGCAGCACGATCGCCCTGGGTGTGGGTACCCAGAAGGTGATTACCGTCCCCGGCATCGCCCGTATCGCCCTGGGCGATCCCAACGTCGCCGAGGTGAAGAACATCGGCAACAACCAGGTGCTGATCATCGGGCAGACGGAGGGCAAGACGACGCTGATCATCTGGAAGAGCTCCGGACAGCGCGTCACCTTCCTCATCGCCGTGCGCCGGCAGGATCCCAACGAGATCATCTCCGAGATCAAGAAGTTGCTCGGTGAAATCGAGGGTGTCTCGGTGCGCATGGTGGGTGACCGCATCTACCTGGACGGCCAAGCGTACACCACGCAGGACGCGGACCGCATCGAGCAGGTGGTGTCGCTGTACCCAAACGTGAAGAGCTTCGTGAAGATCGCCCCCAACGCCAAGAAGCTGGTGGCACAGAACCTCAACGCGGCCTACCAGAAGGCGGGGCTGCGCAACGTGCAGGCCAACGTGGTGGGCTCCACCATCTTCCTGGAGGGCTCGGTGGAGAGCCAGCAGGACCTGCAGAAAGCGGAGCTCATCACCAAGGCCATCGGCGAGAAGGTGGAGAACCTGCTCGTGGTGGGCATCAAGCGGATGATCCTCTCCGAGGTGCAGTTCGTGGAGATCCGCCGCAACAGCCGTGACCGGTATGGCATTCGGTACCCCACGGACATCTCCGGGTCGGCGACGGCCAGCGCCCTCATCTCGAAGGAGCTGTTCCCGGGCACCTTCAGCTCCGGCGTTTCCTCGCTGCAGTTCCTCGCGAGCGCGGACTTCGCGGTCGGGTTCCAGGCGAACGATGGTTATGGCCGCTTGCTCGCTCAGCCCAAGCTGGTGTGCGCCAGTGGGGAGAAGGCGGAGTTCCTCGCCGGTGGCCAGGTGCCCATCCCGCTCATCACCAACAACCAGTTCACGGTGGAGTACAAGCCCTACGGCGTCATCCTCAACCTGCGCCCCACCGCGGACCGCAGCGGCAACATCCAGACGGAGATTGAAGCCGAGGCCTCGGAGATCGACACCTCCGTGGCGGTGTCCATCGGCGGATCGGCCGCCGTGCCGGGCTTCCGCACCCGCAAGGTGAAGACGAACGTCACCGTGCGCCACGGGGAGACCATCGTGCTGTCGGGCGTGTTCAGCCACGACGAGCAGAAGGCCGTCTCCAAGCTGCCGGGCCTGGGCCACATCCCGATCATCGGCGAGCTGTTCAAGAACCGGGCGTTCGATTCCACCAAGCGCGAGCTCGTCATCTTCGTCACCCCGCGCATCGTCAACCCGGACTCGGACAAGATCCGGACGATCATCGAGGACGTGAAGAGCCGCTACAAGCAGGCCCGCAGCGAGGTCAACTTCAACATTTTCGACTGA